The Neobacillus sp. PS3-34 genome has a window encoding:
- a CDS encoding L,D-transpeptidase: MKRRLMAVIVALVMGLGLLVWPQGSYAATTKDQLIVINKQTNQLAFFENGKLIKTYPVATGRTPKLTPEGSFYVREKIVNRPYYKLHIKGGDPRNPLGNRWMGLSASEHGSYPYGIHGTNNESSIGKHISGGCIRMHNKDVQELFAKIQTKAKVVIVTSKSTLTAIAKPYLKVTVAKK; encoded by the coding sequence ATGAAGAGACGATTAATGGCGGTGATTGTGGCGCTGGTGATGGGGTTGGGGCTATTAGTATGGCCACAAGGGAGCTATGCGGCAACAACGAAGGATCAGCTGATTGTGATTAATAAACAAACAAACCAGCTCGCTTTCTTTGAAAACGGCAAGTTAATAAAAACGTATCCGGTCGCAACCGGAAGAACGCCAAAGCTTACACCTGAGGGCAGCTTTTACGTCCGCGAAAAAATTGTGAACCGCCCATATTATAAGCTGCACATCAAAGGCGGCGATCCGAGAAATCCATTGGGCAACCGCTGGATGGGTCTCAGTGCCAGTGAACACGGATCGTACCCTTACGGCATCCATGGAACAAACAACGAAAGCTCGATTGGCAAACATATTTCCGGTGGCTGCATCCGTATGCACAACAAGGATGTGCAGGAGCTATTTGCAAAAATTCAAACCAAGGCGAAGGTAGTGATCGTCACTTCCAAAAGCACACTCACCGCTATCGCGAAACCGTATTTAAAGGTGACAGTTGCGAAAAAATAG
- a CDS encoding metallophosphoesterase: MKKKNFGKISRLTATAVLFSTLVSPIGSFHAKADANSGNTAKLRILETTDLHDNVMAYDYYQDTGNNINYGLSKTASLIQQARSEVDASNSMLFDAGDLLQGNPMADYVAKVRGLTDTDVHPMFRAMAKLHYDAGIPGNHEFNYGLPYLNTALKNVPYPFLNANIYVDDHDNDPTNDQNYFTPYKIIDKTFKDNAGNTQTVKVGVVGFAPPQILQWDKDNLEGKVIVKDIVQTANKYVAEMKANGAQVIVAIAHSGCDVTNERPAGCRKCCFFIE, translated from the coding sequence ATGAAGAAAAAGAATTTCGGTAAAATTAGCAGGTTAACTGCGACTGCTGTACTGTTTAGTACCCTTGTATCACCTATTGGATCGTTCCATGCGAAAGCGGATGCAAACTCCGGGAATACAGCAAAGCTGCGTATCCTGGAAACGACAGATCTTCACGACAATGTTATGGCATACGATTACTACCAGGATACAGGCAATAATATCAATTATGGTCTTTCCAAGACAGCAAGCTTGATTCAACAGGCTCGTTCAGAGGTTGATGCAAGCAACTCCATGCTGTTTGATGCCGGTGATTTGCTTCAGGGTAACCCAATGGCAGATTATGTGGCAAAAGTCCGTGGCCTAACGGATACGGATGTCCACCCAATGTTCAGAGCAATGGCAAAGTTACACTATGATGCAGGTATTCCGGGTAACCATGAATTCAACTATGGTTTGCCATATCTGAATACAGCATTGAAAAATGTTCCATACCCGTTCTTGAATGCAAATATTTATGTTGACGATCATGATAATGATCCAACAAATGACCAGAACTATTTCACACCTTATAAAATCATCGACAAAACCTTTAAAGACAATGCTGGAAACACACAAACGGTTAAGGTTGGTGTGGTAGGCTTCGCACCACCGCAAATCCTGCAGTGGGATAAAGACAATCTTGAAGGTAAAGTTATCGTAAAAGATATTGTTCAAACGGCTAATAAATACGTTGCAGAAATGAAAGCTAATGGAGCACAAGTTATCGTTGCGATTGCGCACTCGGGCTGTGACGTAACGAATGAAAGGCCAGCAGGATGCAGAAAATGCTGTTTTTTCATTGAGTAA